The following proteins come from a genomic window of Dreissena polymorpha isolate Duluth1 chromosome 1, UMN_Dpol_1.0, whole genome shotgun sequence:
- the LOC127851354 gene encoding uncharacterized protein LOC127851354 isoform X1, whose amino-acid sequence MARKQGDVVISVNVGKEGDKDAKFPYRKGAEKEKANLEKVFVDHFKFEYLNRDVLNDDLSRTQWDHDLDEVRMDPNRRTNCDGKCLRCLVEKKADPKSKYFVLALTSHGYTSDGELNILMPGDNSFLALTDVIMTLKSSKKLEEKIVIIIVDACRVTRDEKSTEDPGISVVCAIDTPPNVLSGALDSHRFGEIPAQTSGQSGMSMTNLRVLPAEHEKESNQLGMLFDLPENYIVINGTTANRPSYRCPIKGSWCEDALVEEVQKYVNAKQTETTEVNFLQLLTKTNQNVAEREVRSPTVQTTAADAIAKKELAKGNTIMQVEGRLECPQLPVDVTHTAAGVKGAETPCLSHETTATASTNVVSDHGATVGSKCCIQIVHRLTETITFKL is encoded by the exons ATGGCCCGCAAACAAGGTGATGTTGTGATAAGTGTCAATGTTGGTAAAGAAGGCGATAAAGACGCCAAATTTCCTTATCGCAAAGGAGCCGAGAAAGAAAAAGCCAACCTTGAGAAGGTATTTGTTGATCATTTCAAGTTTGAATATCTGAATAGAGACGTTCTTAACGATGACCTATCGCGGACACAGTGGGACCATGACTTGGATGAGGTGAGAATGGACCCGAACAGGAGAACCAACTGTGACGGAAAATGCCTCAGATGTCTAGTCGAAAAGAAAGCAGACCCGAAGTCTAAATATTTTGTGCTTGCTTTAACCTCACATGGTTACACAAGCGATGGTGAACTAAATATTTTAATGCCCGGCGATAACTCCTTTCTAGCACTAACAGATGTTATTATGACTCTGAAGTCATCGAAGAAATTAGAGGAGAAGATAGTCATTATTATTGTAGATGCTTGTAGAGTTACCAGAGATGAAAAAA GCACTGAAGACCCAGGCATATCGGTTGTTTGTGCAATAGATACACCACCAAACGTCTTATCGGGTGCTT TAGATTCACATAGATTTGGTGAAATCCCCGCTCAGACAAGTGGTCAATCAGGAATGTCAATGACCAATCTAAGAGTTCTCCCAGCTGAGCACGAAAAGGAAAGCAACCAGCTTGGCATGTTATTTGACCTTCCAGAGAACTACATAGTAATAAATGGGACAACGGCAAACAGACCATCCTACCG TTGCCCAATAAAGGGCTCTTGGTGTGAAGACGCTCTTGTTGAGGAGGTACAGAAATATGTGAACGCAAAGCAGACAGAAACAACAGAGGTCAATTTCCTACAACTTCTTACAAAGACCAACCAGAACGTGGCAGAGCGCGAAGTGAGATCACCCACCGTTCAGACCACAGCAGCAGATGCTATAGCTAAAAAGGAGTTGGCAAAAGGAAATACCATTATGCAAGTTGAAGGAAGACTGGAATGTCCGCAACTACCGGTAGATGTAACACACACGGCAGCTGGTGTGAAGGGAGCGGAGACACCGTGTCTTTCTCATGAAACAACAGCCACTGCCTCTACTAATGTTGTATCTGACCATGGAGCAACGGTGGGTTCAAAATGTTGCATACAAATCGTACACCGCCTCACGGAGACGATCACGTTTAAGTTGTAA
- the LOC127851354 gene encoding uncharacterized protein LOC127851354 isoform X2: protein MARKQGDVVISVNVGKEGDKDAKFPYRKGAEKEKANLEKVFVDHFKFEYLNRDVLNDDLSRTQWDHDLDEVRMDPNRRTNCDGKCLRCLVEKKADPKSKYFVLALTSHGYTSDGELNILMPGDNSFLALTDVIMTLKSSKKLEEKIVIIIVDACRVTRDEKSTEDPGISVVCAIDTPPNVLSGAYSHRFGEIPAQTSGQSGMSMTNLRVLPAEHEKESNQLGMLFDLPENYIVINGTTANRPSYRCPIKGSWCEDALVEEVQKYVNAKQTETTEVNFLQLLTKTNQNVAEREVRSPTVQTTAADAIAKKELAKGNTIMQVEGRLECPQLPVDVTHTAAGVKGAETPCLSHETTATASTNVVSDHGATVGSKCCIQIVHRLTETITFKL from the exons ATGGCCCGCAAACAAGGTGATGTTGTGATAAGTGTCAATGTTGGTAAAGAAGGCGATAAAGACGCCAAATTTCCTTATCGCAAAGGAGCCGAGAAAGAAAAAGCCAACCTTGAGAAGGTATTTGTTGATCATTTCAAGTTTGAATATCTGAATAGAGACGTTCTTAACGATGACCTATCGCGGACACAGTGGGACCATGACTTGGATGAGGTGAGAATGGACCCGAACAGGAGAACCAACTGTGACGGAAAATGCCTCAGATGTCTAGTCGAAAAGAAAGCAGACCCGAAGTCTAAATATTTTGTGCTTGCTTTAACCTCACATGGTTACACAAGCGATGGTGAACTAAATATTTTAATGCCCGGCGATAACTCCTTTCTAGCACTAACAGATGTTATTATGACTCTGAAGTCATCGAAGAAATTAGAGGAGAAGATAGTCATTATTATTGTAGATGCTTGTAGAGTTACCAGAGATGAAAAAA GCACTGAAGACCCAGGCATATCGGTTGTTTGTGCAATAGATACACCACCAAACGTCTTATCGGGTGCTT ATTCACATAGATTTGGTGAAATCCCCGCTCAGACAAGTGGTCAATCAGGAATGTCAATGACCAATCTAAGAGTTCTCCCAGCTGAGCACGAAAAGGAAAGCAACCAGCTTGGCATGTTATTTGACCTTCCAGAGAACTACATAGTAATAAATGGGACAACGGCAAACAGACCATCCTACCG TTGCCCAATAAAGGGCTCTTGGTGTGAAGACGCTCTTGTTGAGGAGGTACAGAAATATGTGAACGCAAAGCAGACAGAAACAACAGAGGTCAATTTCCTACAACTTCTTACAAAGACCAACCAGAACGTGGCAGAGCGCGAAGTGAGATCACCCACCGTTCAGACCACAGCAGCAGATGCTATAGCTAAAAAGGAGTTGGCAAAAGGAAATACCATTATGCAAGTTGAAGGAAGACTGGAATGTCCGCAACTACCGGTAGATGTAACACACACGGCAGCTGGTGTGAAGGGAGCGGAGACACCGTGTCTTTCTCATGAAACAACAGCCACTGCCTCTACTAATGTTGTATCTGACCATGGAGCAACGGTGGGTTCAAAATGTTGCATACAAATCGTACACCGCCTCACGGAGACGATCACGTTTAAGTTGTAA